DNA from Puniceicoccus vermicola:
TTCGGTTACCGAACGGTTTGCTATCAAAACAGTGAAACGCGCATCGAGTTCGATTACGCCGTGGACAGCGGGCATGTCGCTTACGCAAAAATCAATGGTCTTCGTATCGAGAAGCCAGTCTGGAAAGCCGATGGGATGCCGGGGAGAGAGTTAGCATTCCTGGGATCCCCATACATCCCCGAAACATTGCGTTTCCCGTATCGCTCACTTAAAGTTAATTGGGATCCCAATGCTCCATGGGTCATCGCCTCAAACTTCAAAGAGAAAGACATTGGAAGCTCCGGACCAGGATGGAGATCACAGTAAAATTGAAAATCTCAACCTTCATCCAAAATGTATTCCGGCACCTTCTCTGAATACATCCGAACCAACGCAGGAGCAGGAGGAATATCTACGTTATAATAGGTATCTTTTTCAAAATCGAACACAAATATATACGCACGCATACCTGGACGAGCAATGCTCCCTCTATTAAAAATAATCTTCCAATCTCGCCCCCCCTGAATAGCGACTTTCACCATCGTCGGACCACTGCTAAAAGGAATTACTTCAAAGTCACCGGGATCCACGACAACAACCGTTTTATTCAGATTGATTGCCGCAGAAAGATGAGACATATTGAACAACCTCAGATATCCGGATTTATGAATATCATAATCATCATCGAACGGGTATACTCGATATCCACCCCTACCGTCTTTTAGCACGAAAAGAATCACGTTACTAAGAGATTCCGGAACCTGGACCTCTGCAACAATTTCACGAATAGGCTCGTCTTCTCCTTCGACAAATACCTCGCGATAAATCTCTAAATCACCATCAGGCAGAGGGAACGGGGATGAAAGAGATCTCCCGACTCGAATGGTTTTCTGCTCTCCAGCAAAATCATATTTCAGAGAATTCGTGATCGTCGATGCACTAGTTACAACCCGAAATTCTCTAGAAGCAACATCTTGAGCACGAACTACCAGCATTCCACTCTGATAGAAAAAGAAAAAAATAGAGATAAAATAATATGTTCTCATCATATCTCTGAGCGATTCAACCAACGAAACGATACCACCTGAAATCGGCGCCCAAAAACCCGACTCACAAACGACAAATTTGCATCATCAAGAGCCGTCTCCGGTGCATCCGAGTCGCTAACAAATTTCGGAACCCGTTGTAGCACTAACTCGCACCACGCCTCGGCATCTAATTCCCCTTCCATCGAGTTCGTAGATGCTCCATATGCTCGAATTCGAAATGTATCTGTCCGTGCCGAGAGAGAAGGTCCAATTGTTGACAATATATCCGCCTGTGTCAGATATTTCGGAGAACCGGCGAACTGAAAACGAAAAGAAGATTTTTCCGGGCTGCCGGATATGACATCCAAAGATCCTCCGAGATACTGCTCCAAATCATAATCGTATGCCGGATTGCCGTTATATGTGTTCGCACGATCATCCAAAACGGATCCCGCAACATCCCGCCATGCTTGGTACGGATTTGCCTGAGAAAATTCCATACTATCAATAGCTTCTTGAAGAGCACCTTTTATTCCGAGAACATGATCCGATCCGGTCATAGAACGATTAACAAAGTCAGATAAGGATAGAAAAGGACCTCGCTGCCGAACTTCATCGACAACTTGTCGGGCCAATTCTTCTACTAAATTTTCCACACGATCATTCGTAGTATTGTTTACATCCTGAAGATACAGCCCTCGATTTCCGAGATACATCTGATTCCCGAAAACAGAATTGATATTAGTATTTAGAATCATTGTCTCATCATAAGAAAGATACGGAGAATCTCCTTCTGACTGAACATTAAGACTGGAAGAAATCCGAGGGAATGGAATGATCTGTCCAACATTATCCTCTGTCTCTGCATAGTCAGAATTGGTAGGCACCCCATAAGTCCCAGATAATACAGCTCTCCATGCTTGCTCGGAGGTTGAATTAATATTGAATGATCCGGCATTCAAAAGATTTGAAGCTGCTTTATCATACGCACCTTTACTGGCCCCAGTAAACCGAATATCCTCGACATCTAATCCTGACGAAGAGGCACTTTGATAGGGAACCATTCTTGAATTGGGAAAAGGATCCCTTCTTTCCAATTCGACTTGAGAGAAATTTTCCGGAACCGTCGAAAAAAAGTATCTATCCCACATCGCCCGATTTAAATGGTATGAAAGATCATATAATGTATCGTCGGATGATTTTCCCGGCCTAGGAACTGCATCTTTCAAATAGTTTGTTGTTCTCGGAGTTCGATATTCTGCATAAGAATTCCCAAAAGGGTATGTCGTATAAAACGTGTACCGCGAGAAAGGAACGTGTTGTAATTGCCCCAAAGAAAGAAGTCTCAAAGAATCTTTAAGAATATCAAAATAAATTCCCTTTCGAGCCTTCGGCTTATGGCCATCTGGAGAACTGGTCATACTCATTGCGTATTCATTCGACGCTGGATACAAATTTACGTCTCCATAAGACCCGTCAACCCGATTTGCTATCACAAAGCCGTAAGAGATGTTACCACCAGCCAATACTGCGTTGTAGTTTGTCGTATTTATTTCGACATTCGTCAATGCCCCTGTCGGTGCTCTATGATTTCCATGCCTCATCCATACCCTTGAAACAAAGGGCAATCCAACCACGTAACAAGAGCTATACCGCCCACCTCTTTGTTCCCCTGCGCTTCCGTAACGAAATGCGGACCGAGGTCCTGTCGTCAATCCCTCCCAAGCATTTCCGTACTCAATCCTCTCACCATACTTATGCTTCACATGGCCGGGATCGAGTTGCTCCTTCTTTTCGACAGGTTTTCCCTTATCATCATAATCAATGTAAGTGTCGCCTTCGCCGAGATGCACGACAAATTGATCGCCCGGATGCTCTGCGTAGGGAGCAGCCTTGATCGTCTCGGCGTGCTGGAGAAAGTCTCTGCCATTCTCGATGCCGCCAGCGAGAGCGAGAACCACATCTGCCTTGGGAACCCCTAGCCTATAACTATTCCCCCATTTCGCATCTCCACCGACAACTTGAATATAGAAGTCGTCCGTCGGATCCATTGCAACTGCTCCTGGCATCTTGCAGTAATATAAAGGAGTCGCATCCTGCCCTGCGGGAGATCGTGTCAACGTCATTCCCTCGGAATAAACGGCTTCGTTATGGCTTGGATCGAGATAATAGATGTGAGCTTCTCCAGGCGGAATTTCCATGCCATCAATCGAAAAATATATGAAGTTACTTTCAGTACCTCTCTCATCTCCGGACCTTACTTCAAATTTCCCCCAGTCGATTACCGCATCTGTAGCAAACCCCTGAATCAGATCCTCTGGATCTGCGCTAGAATCTTCCTTTGCAGTTCTCACCTCAAACAGAGAATCCTCAGTGAAGCGAAAACCAACTTCATAGTCCGTCGCCTTAATAGGGTAAGGATAAGGGTTGAACAAGGTGGCAATCGGAAAAATATCGACTTCAAGAATTTCATCTACCACCCGGACATCAAGACCTAAAGTCGCAAAAGTCAGCACAGGAGCAATACCCGCATCCTCGTCCGATGGGACACTAGGCAGTAATTGTCCGTCAACACCAGGATGAGTTCTTGCCCAGCTCCTAAAATGTCCCCACGTAGGCAAGTTTTCTTCTGAAGTCGAAACGGGTGTAAAAATAGGCTCATCATCTCGCGGTCGATATTCAAAATCCGAGCTTTCATCGGCAACATCCGCAGTGAGGTCTTTTTTTAATCCGCCGGCATAAGAGTCAGACAATACCCCAAAGCTCGAAGCTGTGAGATCATGAAACCGAACGTTTGATACCGCCTGAAGTTCAGCAGCGTCACCCGCGCTCGTGGCGGCAAAGGGAAGTTGATTCAATTCATCAATACGAGTAATTCCACCATTCTCAAAATCATATATATTGAGCAACATCCTCCCCGGTGTTTGACCTTCGATAAACTCAACCCCAGACCTCTGGGAAACTAAGAAACTGTAAATCTCATCATCAAACACACCTGTTTTTTGGTATCCATTCTGAAGATTCACTCTCGCTTTCACTCCTTCATCACCAACCCACCAAGCGAAGCGCCCATTTATATTACCAGTAGACGCACTGACGATCTCCTCCAAAGGAGCAACCACATAACTCTCAGGATTTGCCACAGTGGCATCTACCGAAGCGGGACCCACCAAAGTCACCGCAGGTCTACCATTAACAGACGGATTACCTGGATCGGCCAGATTGATCCCGTCTCCTGGAGTAAAACTCGGATTGTTTCCTGAGTTTACCCCTCCTTTTCGTCCGTCGAAGCTAAAACCCGCGTTACCATTTCCGCTCACCAACCAATTCAACAAAACTGGCGACATCCCCCTCACATTGCCATTCAGTCTCGGCATTTCATCCGGTGCGATGTCGTAACCAATATCACGATGGTCATTGCCCCAAACCGCAGTCCAGTACCGCGCACCGTCACTGACATCGATCCTTGGGGTCGTTGAGTAAAGAGGATCAGGCGTCGCATCCCCATCGACCTCCATCGTTGCCACCAAGTCTGCCGTCGTCGTCACCCGCTGGTCAGGACCGGCGAATTTTTGCAGTTGTCCGGTCGCGATCGTCATTCCGAGAAACGCGTCTTGGCGGGCGAGAATAACTTTGGACTCCTGATTCAGCCCCTGCCCTTCAACCGCAATTGACGAAGAAATCAAGACGAGGAGGAGAACGGTGAAGGCCATCAATCCTAACGAGATGATCAATGCAAAACCGTCTCGCTGATGCCTCACCTTAGAGCATTCCCTTTGCGCCGAGCTCCCCCTGTCTGCAAAGCGTCTTTCGAAGCCCAGACTGGCAGAAATAGGAGATTTCACCTGAAGAGATTTGGGATACATGGGAGGTTTGATTCGGATCACTTCGCAACGGGATGAATGATCGAACACTGTTAACCTACGTCGCCTTGTTCCTTTCAATCAACTTCAATTGACGCTTTGAAAAGACCAGTCTTAGGCATAAACCCAGACAAAAGATCCTGGGACAAAGAACCCTATCGCCTTAACAATAAGAACCTTATGGCAACACAGAAAAAGGCTAGGACTCCTGAATAATCCATTTCTAGACCCCCCGTATACTTAATGTATAGGCAGAGCTCGGGTTCCCGATTTGCGACAAAGGGAGCAATATCCAGGAGCATTTTGAAGGGCCTTTATCTACCAACCCCAAATCATGACACAGCCAGACCTGACCTCTCTGCCAGATCAGAGCACGACACGTCCCCCGGACCCCTTATTGAGGGGCACCATTGCTCTTTGGTGGGTTCCGATTCCTGATAACACCGTGATAGGGGAACGACTACCCCTATCCCAAGATCGGCACCATGTGGCGTTCGAAGAGATTCTTCGTCACGCCGGCACCGATGACTTCCGCATTGGCCTTAAGAGCATCCGTATAGCGATCGCCCATTTTCGCAGCGACTTTAAAGGCTACGTGAATCAATTGGCGCAGGTGCAGGTTGTAGTCGGAATTCGAGAGATCGTGCTCAAGTGCGGCTACGAATTGCTCAGAGGTCCAGCCGTTGACTTCGTCCACCGACGGGAGTTTTGCGGTGTCGATGTCGATGACGGTACTGTACGGAGCCGTGAGCGCTTCAAAGTTCTCAATCCCACCCGCATAGATCTCTTTGGCAATGGCCAAGCCTTCGCCACCAGCGCGTGCGAGACCGATCACTTCTTCCAACCAGGTGGTTCCAGCAGTCTTCACGTGAAGGCCTGCACCGTGCTTTTTGATGAGCCGGTTGATGATTGGATAAAGGGAGAACTTATCACTACCGGAGTGAACACTGATCTTGAGGGTTTCGGGAAGACCGAAGGTCCTCACGGCAAAAGCGATGATGCAAAGATCGGCATGAAATTCGGTTTCGAACTGAGCCAGGTCGCCAACATAATCGACTCCCTTGTTGAAACGGCCCGTGAATTTGGGCGCCACGGTTTGCACCGGAATCTTTTCCCCGGCCATCATGGAGAGAAGGTAGAAGATATCGGCAGGGCCCTGCGGTTGGTCCGTCTCATCAATCGACACTTCCGTGACGAAGGGAGAGTCCGACTTTTGGGACTCAATGTGGCGGTAGAGTTCGCCAGCCTTGGCAATCGCCGAGAAGTATTGTTTCCCGGCTTCACTGGCAGCTTCCCTGCTGAGCAAAAGCGGTTCCTTCAAGCCTTCGATGGACAACGTGCCGTAATAGGGATCGAGAGAATCGAGCCATTTCTCAAGTTTGGCCTCATCGGGGGTCTCCCCGACATAGTCCGCAACGTCCAAGGTAAAGAAGTTACTGCCCGCCAGGAAGTCCCCTACAGTCTCCATGCGGATGTGGTCAGCGTCGACATAGTAGCTCTCCTCCCACTTCAGGGCCTTCACCGCGGCATCGGCCTCGTCCCGCAGACTCTGCGGTTCGGTTCCGACAATACTGTGCTCCCGGTAGGATTTGTTCCAGGTCGGAAAGACTTCGATTCCAGACTCGCGAGCCTGGAGAACGGCTTTCAACTGGGCTTCGCCTTGGTGACCGAAGCGGTCACCCATTCCAAAAGTGTAGGGTTCAATCGTTTTCATAGGGTTTCTTTACTCAGAAGGGATTTTGAGGAGGTCGGCAACGGTAATCGGGAGGCCGGTCGCGAAAGACTTGTTCGCGGCAATTCCGGTGAGGATGGATTGCGCGCCATCGACGTGACTCGCAGCCCGACGGAATGGGTCCTCCTGCTTCCCATCGCCAAAGATGTCGCGGAGCATGACGACGTCGCCTCCTCCGTGGGAGCCTTCGCCTTCTTCCAACTCCACCTCATACGGTTTCTCCCAGAGTGGGCGCACCAACAGGGTCCGGCTCGAGGCCTCGCCTTCTCCGCTTGTTCCTCCGCCGGTGTTCACGTACGACTTTTCGACTTCCTCCAACTCGATTCGGCCCTTTGTTCCGTTGAAGGCAATCCGCAGCCCCTCCCATGGGGAATAGGCTGTGAGCGAATAGGACATCTGGGTCCCGCTCTTATAACGAACGAGAACATTCATCGTATCCTCGATGTTGATCCCGCTGCTGAACACCGACTGGTCCCGGAGGTAACCGTCTTCCTTCTCGGCGTTCAAATATAGGCCCTTCAGCGTTTCGTCCGAATTCAGGTCCAGCGCGAAAGGATCGTCTTTCGCGTTCGGGTCGTTGGTCCCGCGGTAGTAAAACTTCTCCACGCCGCGTTTTTCGGCGTTCTCCTTCCCATAGAAGGCGAGTTTCCCCATCCCGTAAACGGTTTCGGGAGAAGAACCGAGCCACCAGTTTACCAAATCGAAGTGGTGAGTCGATTTGTGGACCATGAGTCCACCGGAATTGAGTTTATCACGGTGCCAGCGACGGAAATAGTCTGCACCGTGTTTCGTATCGAGAAGCCATTCAAAGTGAACGGAAGTGATGTCACCGATCGTCCCGTTGGAGATCAGCTCCTTCACCTTGGTGCGTGAGGGAGCGTACCGATAATTGAAGGTCACCTTCAATTTCTGGCCCGTGCGTTCCACTGCGTCGAGAATCTCCTGACACTTGTTCTCGTCCGTGGTCATTGGCTTCTCGGAGATCGCATCGCATCCGAGCTCCATCGCACGGATGATATACTTGTGGTGAGTGCGGTCCATCGTCGTCACGATGACGACGTCGGGCTTTTTCTCAGCAACCATGCGATCAAAGTCCGCTGCCGCATAAGTCGGAAAAGGACCTGCCTCATACTTCTTCGCGAAGGAGGCATTGTGAAAATCCATCCGGGTCTGGTTGGTATCGCAGAGCGCGACCAGCTCGGAGGTATCCTTATAGTCTTTGAGAAGTGCTTCAGAAAAGAGGCTGGAGCGGCCACCTAGGCCAACAATGGCAAATCGTTTGCGGGGAGTTTCGTTCATAGAGATCATTATGCCGGGATTCGGAATCCCCGTCTATGTCTCCTCCGCTCAGGTTTTTGACATTTTCAATCAAGAACCCGCCCCGATTGAGGCCTCCCCTCTCTAACTCAGCACCCTATCCGATGCCAGAACCGCCGACGCGTGACGGGCGAAGTGCCCGCGAAAGTCTCCCCGATATTCCTCCAAGATCTCTTTTCCGAGCCCTCCAAGATCGCCACAACGATAAACAGCCCGGGCAAGGTGCAGCTCCCGTAGCGCCAAGTTTCTCACTTGGTTTTCATTGATGTCTTCGCTTAACGCATCCTGAGCCGACTGCTGATCCTTGTGAGCATAGCCTCGATAATTGGGACGCTCCAGCACCTCGGCCAGAGCCGAAGATGCTTTCGAATTCGGGTGCCTGGGATAGAGGGACTCGCAAGCCATGGCCAGAGCACGAATGTGAGAAAACTCGGCGTCTTCAGGAAGAGTTTCGATCTTCTCCAGCAGACAATCCCAGGCATCTTCACCCCCGACACTCCCCAGACAGACCAAAAGGGAGTCCAGCTCGGACATATTCATTCCGAATTGATGCATTCCTTGAAACTGCCATCCGGCATCCCAGTCCCGTTTTGAGATTTCCTCGGTAAGCTCCCGTTCTCCGCTGTCATCTCCCAGCATCGCCAAGATTTGCGCATAACGAAGAGAACGGGACGAATCGTTCGTTTGAACCGAGCGATAAGCATCCCGGACAAAAGGCAAACTGCGCTCGCCCTCATGGAGCATCAACGATACGCCGGCGAGGTTGTCCCAATCCTCATTCACCGCTTTTTCCAAAACCGCATCGGTGACGGGGAAATTATCCTCATCCGCAAGGACCCGCTCGGGAAGATTTCCGATGTCGATCAAATGCTTCTGCACATCTTTTAAATCCACCTCGCGAACCGGCACCCCTTCCATCGCCGAACGAGCCGCAATCTGCCCGGCAGCGTATCCTTGATTTTGCACATCGGCCTGCATCCGGATGACAGGGAGAGTGTCGCGATGGGCACTCATTCCCAGCCCCGTCACCAAAACTCCGTCCAATCCTTTCGGCAACATACACCCCAAGGGAATATCCGCCCAAAGGGCTTCCTTTTTGTCCGGAGGAATGATCATAAAAACCGGATCTACCGTGAAGCCGTGAGAGTCAAAATTGGAGGTAGCGACACAAACGGTATCCGGGAAACGGCGCCCAAAAAGAACATCCACCGGAGTCATGCGGAAATCACCAATGATCTGTCTCCGCTCCCGGGAGTCCACCAATTCACCGCAATCAAAGTCGCCACGGAACTTCAGCTTCGAACTCACAAAGAATGAAGTGGCATCGACCACATCCGTGTCATCTGAAAAACTGTGATCCGAATTGTGATAATCCCTTCCGGGACGAACTCCGGCCAAGCCCGTGCCCTGGACCGCAACATGCTCCTTGCCGATCACAGCCGTAGGCGCACCCGCCGCGGCCGGGATATCAGAGCATCCGGTTGAATCGACAACACAACCGACCGAAACCACTCCATAACCATAAGGTCCGGCTACAATCAGTCCGACCACTCGGTCCCCATCGACAATCGTCCCAACGCAAGCCGTATTAAACCAATAGATACATCCTGCCTCGACACCATTCCGATGATACCACGAACATTTGGCCGCGACCGACCATCCCTCTGGGTCCTGCTGAAGCTCTTCCTTCCATTCCAGATTTTTCACTCCCCGGTCAATTTCCGAAGTAAACCCGACCCGGTTCCCACACCAGTAGCGAGAGATCTGACCCATCGTGCCGACCCCTCCCAGGCCCGAAGTTGCCTCAATCACCAGCGTCGAAGCTCCAGCCCGCCCAGCCGCAATCGCTGCAGGCGCCCCTCCGGTGCCTCCTCCGGCAACGACGACATCAAACTTGCCCAGAACCGGAAGCTCCTCCGGATTCCAAGCAACCGTATCCTTCGCCGAGGCTCCCGGGCGCAGTGCATCCCGAAGAGTCGAAACCACACCCCTCTCCAACGGTTTGCTTCCGGCACAAGAAGCCACGATCCTCTCGTCGCCCACCGGCTCCACCCTTAACTGAGACAGCTCTTTCGCTAGATCCGCGGCAACCGCCATTCCCGTCAAAGGATTCGCAAAGACACTTTCCTTCCCCTGCGAAACCTGGCCCGACTCCGAAAGGCTCAGCAGCCCCTCTTCGACCCAGAGATCCCGCAGGACCGGAAAGGTTTCCGGCTTGCTATGGCGAGGCGTCAAAAGGGTTTGATGACGATACTCCGACTGCACCCAGCAACGTTCGACAACCTCGCTCAGCGCACGTCCACAGGCCTCCGGGGAGCCATCCCCATAATCGACCTCCACTTCATAACGTCGTGCAGAAATCTGAAAATCGGAATCTGCATAGCCCGGAAGCTCTTCCAGCAATCGCTCACTCGCGGCCGCCTCTCCTTCCCCTTCGCAAAGAGTTACGAAATCAATCCTGTCCTTCCCTTGCGGCTTCCACACCGCGTCACAACCCGCTTGGCGAAGCAGCATCGCTTCCATGGTCGCATCGACGACAACATTCGCGCGCACAGCTTGGTGCCCCGAGCGATTCGCGATGACAGCTCCGGCGACGCGTCCGCTCTCACTCCAAAGAACTCCCGCAGAGTAACTGTTGAGCAGAAATGGTATTTTTTTGTTAACCAGACTCTGCTCGAGAGTCAGTTTCACGTGCATCGGGGTCGGAGGCGTTGGGCCCTCTCCAAACACTTCTTTTGCCAAAGGGTCTTCCCGGGGACCTTCCGGCCAAAAACGATAGGCTCCACAAATGTCCTCTCCCAGATAAGAGCGCGGCGCCAGCAGAAAGACGCTCTGCCCTTCACTTTTCAGCTTCAATGCAAACGCAACGGCCTGAGACGTACCACCGACAATTAACACATCCACGTCCGCGACAACGGGAATTTCTGAAGCAGGAAGAGAGGGGACTTGAATCATGATCCCTATTGGAACGAATTTACCGCGGAGAGCCAATCAAGGAGGCCTATACAATCAAGACATTTTCTGGTATATTTTGCGCATCATGGCCCAACTAGGAAGCGCAGAACCCCAATACTCGATTGGGATGACCTACGACGATCGAGTGCCAGAACCGTACCTTCTTCAGAGAAATCATACCGGAACGGCTTACGTCACCTGGTTTTTACGCAAAGGCCATGTTTCGGTGCGCAGTCAGGACCGGATCATCCGGGCGAGCACGGGCGACTGGGTGATCATCGATCCCCTGACCACCCGCAGTCATGACTTCTCCCCGGATGCCAAACTCCTTTCGATTCGTTTCCGGGTCGATTGGCAAGGCATCCCCTTCATTCCGCCCCTCCGAGAACCACGCGTCTATGATGGGAGCGCGAGTAAAGCACTGCTTGAAGCGTCCGAAAAGCTCATTGAGGACCAACAATCCTCAAAACTCAAATCATCGCCCTCCAAACATTCAGATGCGTGCAAACGAAAAGCCGCTCTATTCGAATGGCTGAGCCATTGGCATCGATTACGAGAGGAATCCGAGAACATTCCTCTCTCGAAAACAGATGCAAGAATCTTTGCTATTCTCAGGGCGATCGGAGGCCCTGCCTCAATCGCTCCTCTCGACTACGCCCAATTATCTTCTGAAGTTGGTCTTTCGAAAGCCCAGCTCATCCGAATCTTTAAGGCGAATCTAGGCCTCACTCCCCAACAATGGCGCGAGGCCCAATGCCTCAAGAGCGCCGAGGATGATATTCTCCAGCGCAAGCTCTCCGTAAAGGAGATCGCCGCCCGGTTGGGCTTCTACGATGCCTCCCATTTTACGAAATGGTTTCGAAACAAAACCGGATCTTCCCCCAGAAAGTGGCGAGAACAACAAACGGTCTAGGTTCTCAACTCGAAGGGAAGCATGCATGCAAGGTAATGCTCACCACGAGGAAGATCGAAGTCAACGGGGGCGAACGCAGGCTTTGCCTTCGCGTAGAAATCGCACAGCTCAAGCCATTCGAAAACGGGAAACCAAAGTAGCGAGAGCTTCCAGCTCTCGATCCGTTGCACAGGCTGGCAGCCTGTGGTACGGGAAAATATGCGCCTTCTATCTCTGACAACGGGGGGTGAACGGAGGCTTTGCCTTCGCGTAGAAATCGCACGGCTCAAGCCATTCGAGAACGGGGAACCAAAGTAGCGAGAGCTTCCAGCTCTCGATCCGCAGCACAGGCTGGCAGCCTGTGGTACGGGATCAAAAGCGCCTTCTACCACTGACAACGGGGGTTAACGCAGGCTTTGCCTTCGCGTAGAAATCGCACGGCTTAAGCCATTCGAGAACGGGAAACCAAAGTAGCGAGAACTTCCAGCTCTCGATCCGCAGCACAGGCTGGCAGCCTGTGGTACGGGATAAAAAGCGCCGCCGCTGCACATCCATCGACACCAATCATCTCCATCCTTCTTCAGGAATGAACCAGGCTCTTCACCCTCCCTTCATCGAGTCCCATTTTATCAATCCCATCCAGGGTTCATTCGGGCCTCACTTTCAAGGAATCTGAGAATCCAGGATAAATTCTCGACCTGCCTCTCTCCTGTGGCCATTGAATAGGAAAATGCATGCACCTGCGTCTCCAGCCTGCTCGGAGCCGCAAGCATGCCGGACCCTCTCAAGAACCCAATCCATGCATTTCCACAAGTATCCGTTTCCGTACAACTTTGAATTTATTTCCAAAGTCGACGAAGGCCGCTCCATCGAGACCTCGCAAGGGCCCTATGAGCTCCAACTGAAGGCCTTTGAGGACGATGTTTTCCAAATCAAAGTGACCGGAGCGGGTTGGGAAACCCAGGAGTCGCAGTCGGATCTTCAGCTTCCGACTGCCGTGGAGGGATTGGAAAGCGAAACCGCCAGGATCACCCTGACTCGGCACGGCCAGCTCTCTCTGGAAACCGTTGGAGGACAGAATCTTCTCAGCTCGGGAGCAGGCCGATTCTTTGGACAATGCGGTGAGGCCTCGATGTTCGAGTTTCTCCGCGAGGACAGCGACTGCTACTACGGCATGGGAGAAAAGTGGAGCAGCCTCGAGCACACCGGGAAGAAAGTGAAATTTTGGAACACCGATGTCTGGGCTGATTTTCATCCGAATTCATTTGTGGATGGGAACCCGCCCGTAGACCCGGCCTACCTTTCCATCCCCTACCTCATCGTAAAACGCGGCAGCCAGTACATCGGTCTTCTTCTCGACAATCCGTTCAGCAGCTTCATTTCCACAAAGTCGACGGAGTCCGTGGCCGGACAAATGGAGGTAAAAGGAGAATCCGAACGGTTTTATCTGGGATCGGAAGAAGGACAGCCCAACCTCATCTTGATTCTGGGTCCGTCCCTTCCCGAACTGACCCGTAAGGTCCAGAAACTCATGGGAACGACTCCCCTGCCTCCCGCTTGGTCTCTTGGATATCAACAGTGCCGCTGGGGCTACGAGTCGGAAGCCGACCTCATGGAACTCGACCGCAAGTTTAGCGAGCATGAGATTCCCGTAGATGGCCTCTGGCTCGACATCGAATACATGCGGGGCTATCGCGTCTTCACCACCGAGCCCGACAATTTTTCCAATTTCGCGGAGACTCTGAAAACCTTGGATCGTCGAGGACGAAAGGTTGTCCCGATCA
Protein-coding regions in this window:
- a CDS encoding FAD-dependent oxidoreductase, translated to MIQVPSLPASEIPVVADVDVLIVGGTSQAVAFALKLKSEGQSVFLLAPRSYLGEDICGAYRFWPEGPREDPLAKEVFGEGPTPPTPMHVKLTLEQSLVNKKIPFLLNSYSAGVLWSESGRVAGAVIANRSGHQAVRANVVVDATMEAMLLRQAGCDAVWKPQGKDRIDFVTLCEGEGEAAASERLLEELPGYADSDFQISARRYEVEVDYGDGSPEACGRALSEVVERCWVQSEYRHQTLLTPRHSKPETFPVLRDLWVEEGLLSLSESGQVSQGKESVFANPLTGMAVAADLAKELSQLRVEPVGDERIVASCAGSKPLERGVVSTLRDALRPGASAKDTVAWNPEELPVLGKFDVVVAGGGTGGAPAAIAAGRAGASTLVIEATSGLGGVGTMGQISRYWCGNRVGFTSEIDRGVKNLEWKEELQQDPEGWSVAAKCSWYHRNGVEAGCIYWFNTACVGTIVDGDRVVGLIVAGPYGYGVVSVGCVVDSTGCSDIPAAAGAPTAVIGKEHVAVQGTGLAGVRPGRDYHNSDHSFSDDTDVVDATSFFVSSKLKFRGDFDCGELVDSRERRQIIGDFRMTPVDVLFGRRFPDTVCVATSNFDSHGFTVDPVFMIIPPDKKEALWADIPLGCMLPKGLDGVLVTGLGMSAHRDTLPVIRMQADVQNQGYAAGQIAARSAMEGVPVREVDLKDVQKHLIDIGNLPERVLADEDNFPVTDAVLEKAVNEDWDNLAGVSLMLHEGERSLPFVRDAYRSVQTNDSSRSLRYAQILAMLGDDSGERELTEEISKRDWDAGWQFQGMHQFGMNMSELDSLLVCLGSVGGEDAWDCLLEKIETLPEDAEFSHIRALAMACESLYPRHPNSKASSALAEVLERPNYRGYAHKDQQSAQDALSEDINENQVRNLALRELHLARAVYRCGDLGGLGKEILEEYRGDFRGHFARHASAVLASDRVLS
- a CDS encoding tagaturonate epimerase family protein, with translation MKTIEPYTFGMGDRFGHQGEAQLKAVLQARESGIEVFPTWNKSYREHSIVGTEPQSLRDEADAAVKALKWEESYYVDADHIRMETVGDFLAGSNFFTLDVADYVGETPDEAKLEKWLDSLDPYYGTLSIEGLKEPLLLSREAASEAGKQYFSAIAKAGELYRHIESQKSDSPFVTEVSIDETDQPQGPADIFYLLSMMAGEKIPVQTVAPKFTGRFNKGVDYVGDLAQFETEFHADLCIIAFAVRTFGLPETLKISVHSGSDKFSLYPIINRLIKKHGAGLHVKTAGTTWLEEVIGLARAGGEGLAIAKEIYAGGIENFEALTAPYSTVIDIDTAKLPSVDEVNGWTSEQFVAALEHDLSNSDYNLHLRQLIHVAFKVAAKMGDRYTDALKANAEVIGAGVTKNLFERHMVPILG
- a CDS encoding Gfo/Idh/MocA family protein — translated: MNETPRKRFAIVGLGGRSSLFSEALLKDYKDTSELVALCDTNQTRMDFHNASFAKKYEAGPFPTYAAADFDRMVAEKKPDVVIVTTMDRTHHKYIIRAMELGCDAISEKPMTTDENKCQEILDAVERTGQKLKVTFNYRYAPSRTKVKELISNGTIGDITSVHFEWLLDTKHGADYFRRWHRDKLNSGGLMVHKSTHHFDLVNWWLGSSPETVYGMGKLAFYGKENAEKRGVEKFYYRGTNDPNAKDDPFALDLNSDETLKGLYLNAEKEDGYLRDQSVFSSGINIEDTMNVLVRYKSGTQMSYSLTAYSPWEGLRIAFNGTKGRIELEEVEKSYVNTGGGTSGEGEASSRTLLVRPLWEKPYEVELEEGEGSHGGGDVVMLRDIFGDGKQEDPFRRAASHVDGAQSILTGIAANKSFATGLPITVADLLKIPSE
- a CDS encoding helix-turn-helix domain-containing protein; this translates as MAQLGSAEPQYSIGMTYDDRVPEPYLLQRNHTGTAYVTWFLRKGHVSVRSQDRIIRASTGDWVIIDPLTTRSHDFSPDAKLLSIRFRVDWQGIPFIPPLREPRVYDGSASKALLEASEKLIEDQQSSKLKSSPSKHSDACKRKAALFEWLSHWHRLREESENIPLSKTDARIFAILRAIGGPASIAPLDYAQLSSEVGLSKAQLIRIFKANLGLTPQQWREAQCLKSAEDDILQRKLSVKEIAARLGFYDASHFTKWFRNKTGSSPRKWREQQTV